AATTGACTGTAACCAATAAAAGAATCacctccagaatatataaagaactcctacaaatcaataagaaaaagacgcTCAATGGAAAGGTGACCAAGGCATCTAAGCAAGCCTCGCAGGAGGAGGTGCAGACGACAGACAGATCCAGGACGAGCTGCAGCCTCTCTCACCAGCGCCACCGGACAAGGGCCAAAGCCGCACACACCTCTGCACCCTGACCAGAAAGGCTGAAATTGTGACACTGTTAGTGTCCAGCGCTGGCCAAGGTCTCCCACGTGGCTGGTGGAAGTATGAACTTTgatttttgtgtggagtcttggAAAGCTGTTTGACATTATTTTCTACAAGTGAACATAGCACGTCCTACTTCAGCAGACACAAGGACATGTATGTGTGGTAACCAAACACATGGACGAGGATGTTCCCAGAAGCATTTTCCGTAACAGCCAAAGTCTGGCACCAACACCCAAGCCCGCTGGTGCAGAAGGACTGAGAGGCAGGACCCTCTGAGAGGCGGGCCAGACTCTCACATGCCCGCGACGTGAGCAGCAACAAAAAGACCCTCAGTGGAACTCAAGACAAAACGTTGGGTGACACAGGCCAGTCACCAAACAATGCAGGACTGGCTGTTTCTGGGCCTTCCAGGCAGGCTGGCAGGTCTGTGCGTACATTAGTTTGCCTCGGTTCCCACACAAAACGCCACAAGccgggtgacttaaacaacattGATTCTCCCACTGATTAATATGCTGAAACTCTAGCCCCCATGGAATGGCATTTGGAGGTGGGCCTTTGAGGATAATTAGGgttggatgaggtcatgagggtggggccccatgatgggattagtgtccccacccccacgtgccagcacagccaaaagatggtgtctgcaggccaggaagcgggccctcaccagaaccaaCCACACTAGCACCCTGATCtccaacttccagcctccagaaccaagataaataaatgtctgttgtttatgtTGCCTGTCTAGAATTTTATTATGTGTCCCAAGCAGAGGTTTAGATTTAAGCTTCATCTAGAAGCTGCTAATTACTTTGGAAGGTATTCCAAGCAGGTCAGGGGACAGTTTGGTGGAAGTTTGTTTGCCATTTTAGTTACTATGCTGGGTCAGAAAGCAGTTAAAGTCTGCGGAAATGGTCAGACGTGGACTTTTCTTCTCAAGATGTTTTTCCTGTACTCCGCTTTCTCGCAAATGGAGAAAGATATGTCCTGAAATCCTGCGTCCTTAGAAGTCAGCTGGTTTCAATTATGGGGAGTGGGCTTCAATAGAAACCCCTGCTTCTTACAGGCACCATGGCTGGGTCACAACCCTCCTGGGGCCAAGAAGCAGGTTGGCCTGGGGCTGCTTGGGGGTTGCTGAGGAGAGGAGTGTGGGCAGTCAGGGCCCTGTGGCCTCAGggcgtggggaggagggagggggctggcagTGAGCTAAATGCTCCAGGGCGCAGGGGCCCGTCCGGGGAGCCCCAGGCGAAGGGATGTCCTTGCCTTTTCAACATCACGGCCCCGGGGCTTTGCAACCCATTTCCCCTGTTTGTATGTTTGTCCTCCTGGTAGCTCAGTCCTGGCTCCTTCCGTCCGTCCACGGCCAGGCACTGAGATACCAAGTGGCGTTTCCCGCCTTATTTTTCAGTTTGCTCTTGTCTGTCTGCCCCAGAACTCAgccccagggtgggcaggggtgcCAGCCCAGCGCCCTGGTGCACAGCCGGTGCTCCAACAGGATTGGGAGCCCAGTCCCCCCCCACTCTCAGGGGTTGGCTCCGGTCTTTGGGCCCGTCCCTGGCCCCGCCCTCCCTCTCTCCCGCCTCCGCAGCCCCTCCCAGCAGGCCTAACACACTTCCAGGCATTTCCTCCCTACTACGCCCTCCCCCGGACATTATCCTCCCCTGGTTGTGTCCCCTGCCCcgttctcctcctcctctggggccctgcagcccctgctcaccctgCCGTGCCGGGGCCTGTCCCGAGGGAGGGCAGCCCACAACGACGCAGCAGGGATCAGGCAGGTCCCCCGGAAGCGCCGTGGCCCACGACGCCCGGCTCGGCGACGCGCATTACAATCCGCGGTCAGGCCCACAGGGGCGGGGACCCCGGAGCGCTGTCAGGCGATGGGGCAGGATGCCCCGCGTGGACGCGACCCCCACACGTCCTCGAGACAACGCTGGGGGGCAGGGCAAGGGCTGGATTCACTGCCTTCCCTGGGAGTGCGGTGGGGGCGGGCCTTTCACAGCGGGGAAGGGTCCGGGAGGCCCGGGGTGGGGTCGCTTTAGGTCGCCCACGAGGTCGGGGTCCAGAGGGAAGGATGCCAGCCCCTCGGGCTTCCCAAGTGAGAGATGATGGGAGGGAGCACCTCCTGAAAGGAACCACCCCGTCTGTGATGAGGACAGGGGCCGGGCGCCGGGGGTTGCTCGCGGCGGGGCAGGGTCCACGCGTCCGAAGACCCCGCAGACTGAGCCGCCCATGCACGGCTGGTGGGAGCACACAGGGCAGACAGGCCGTCCCAGCTCCAGAGCCATCTCCATCGCCTTCCTCCTCCACCATGGACGCCCAGACTGGGGCCCAGAGGGCCTAGCTCCTCCCCGGACCTCACCCTGGGACCCCCCACCCCGAGACCGCAAACCCTTCCCCGGCCCTCTGACTCCAGGCGGGGGCCCCCTAGGGCAGGGCCTGGCCTCCAGACCCCACTCTGGGGACCTGGGGCAGTGCCGCACGTTTGCCGGGTCGCCCTGAGCAGCCGCGAGCGGGATCCCGGTGCCGCGTGGGAGGCGTCCGTCTGCGCAGGCGCGTGCCCGGGCGCCGCAGGTGCAAACACCTCTCGCGTCGGTGTCTGCAGGTCGTGTGCCTGTCTCGTCCGGCCACCGGACCTCGTCGGGCCACCTGATCCACCCACCTGCCCGAAAGGCCGCGGAGCTCGGACCTCGGCCCACCCACTgctccgcaggctcgccccgctcgtgccccgcccccatcccgcaggccccaccccgcccccgcccaagGGCCGGGACCCCGCCCCAGACCCCGCCCCGCGGGTGCGCGCCTGCGCAGTGACGGCAGGCGCAGTCGGAAGCACGGCGAGGACCGCGGGGCACAGCTGGGGACGGCTGCCCCTCTTTCCCGCAGTGCTGACCCCGCAGTCGTCCTCCACTGGGGCTCGGGCCGCCCTGGCCGGGGATGGCGGCGGCGGCCGAGCCCGGGGCCCGCGCCTGGCTTGGCGGCGGCTCCCCGCGCCAGGGCAGCCCGACCTCCAGCCCGGAGCTGGGCGCCGGAAGCCGCTCGCGGTCGGGGCCGGGGTCCGGGCCGGGGTCGGGGCCGGGGTCCGGGCCAGGGTCGGGGCCGGAGCGGGCGGGCGCTAGGCCCCTGGGCCCCGCCGCGCCGGGTCACAGCTTCAGGAAGGTGACGCTCACCAAGCCCACCTTCTGCCACCTCTGCTCCGATTTCATCTGGGGGCTGGCCGGCATCCTGTGTGACGGTGAGCGCCCGCGACCCCATCGCAGATCCCAGTACCTGGGCCAGAACGGGCACCTCACCTCTGACCTCTGCACTTCCAGCAATGGCCTCCCCAGGATAGAGTCCCTTGCCCCTCGGGGCAGGAGTGTGCCAGGCCCAGACCTCTCCGTGGAGGTGATGAGGGCCAGCTCCTGCGGGCGTCTGGGGGCGTCCAGTGGCCgcggcccctcccccaggccggTGGAAAGATCTGCTCCCTAGGCGCCCTCACCTGGCTTGGGATCCAGTGGGGAAAGAACGTCGCGGCAGCGCAGGGCAGGTGCAGTGAGTGCGGATGAGGCCAGCGAACCCTGAGCAGGTGCAAGGGGCAGCAGTGCGGCCAGGCAGGGCTGGCCTGGGCCACTGGCTCCCCTGGGCTGGCGCTGGCCCATTCTCTCCTGGGTGCACACTGCTGCCCACAGGGCCTGAGTGCTGGCGCTGCCCAGGCTCAGACTCCCAGAGAGCTGGGCCAGGCCTGCCACCCCGAGTGTGACATGCCCCAACAGGGCTCACACGCCGCCGCCAAGCCGGCCTGGCGGGGTGAGGAGGCCCTCCCTCCTCTGGCTCCTGGGCAGCTGACACGTGTGCTGCCAGGGTCCGCTCTTCTAATCCTGCTCGCTTCCGCAGGGGACGGGGCGGGGAACCTCTGCCCTGCTCAGGGAGACGGGCCTTTGGCTCTGGGGACAGAGGGAGCATTCAGGCTAGAGCCTGCAGAGGAGACTGGGCGCCTCACACAGGATGCCTAATGCCAGGGCAAGTGGCAGGTCCCCCTCGCGGGTATGGCCTCCTGAAGGTGGGCACTAGGTCTGAGGGGCGAAGAAGCCCATGGAAGGGAAATGGGGGTGATGTGGAGGCCTTCACTGGGCAGCTGTGCGGACCTTCTCCCCAGCTCTGGAGAAAGAGCCGGTGACCTCAGCAAGCAGAGGGGCCTGACAAGGGCATGGGAGGAAGAGCCCCTTCTGCCAGGGAGCACCCAGCATGTGGGGGGAGCAGGGACTAGGTGCACGGgccagaggaggaagctgggggcCGCCTGCCCACAGCCGAGCCAGGCTGGGTGCCCCCCCAGGATGTGTAGGGTGCCCTCTTGCTGCCCCCGTGGGCCTTGAGAGCATAGCTCACCACTGTTGGAGCCTCTGGGCTGTACTCCCTGGGCCGGGGCAGGTGCAGCCCTCATTGGGCCAGCCACCCTGCCTGCCTCGGGGGGCTGGGGGGATCCTGGTCTATCACAGACTGGCTGTGGTCTGGGCAGGCACATCGTGTGTGGGAGGGGTAATTAGGGGTGTATGCAGTtgtggggagtgagggaagggTGTCCCTGGTGAAGCTGGTATAGGGGGTAGGTAGAGGTGCAGGAGCTGGCCAAGTGCccgcctgcccacccacccccagcagaGACTTGAAAGAACTGGGcctatgtgtgcgtgtgtgtataggGCGCTGGACGGGGGACTCTCGGGACCCCAGAACACACCGTCATCCAGGACGGTCAGAGCCACCAGGGCCCTGCTCCCCGCTCTGGGCTCTCTGGGGTGGGACAGAGGATCAGCTTGTCTCCATGCCCTCCCCCTACCCCTATGACTGGGGTTGGGGTCAGGAAGTTTTGGGAGGGTGGGCCCACCGTGATAGGCCATCTGCCCCGTCACAGAATGCTGACACCCTACCACACAGCCCTTGGCGGTCCCCCTGGCTGCGGCGTCCTCCGCGTGCCAAGACCTGGGGTCTTTTGATTCCCGGGCAGGACGGGGTCAACTCACGGGGCTCTCATTCCCATAGTCTGCAACTTCATGTCCCACGAGAAGTGCCTGAAGCACGTGAAGACCCCGTGCGCGAGCGTGGCGCCCAGCCTGGTCCGCGTGCGTATGCAGCATGGGTTACTGCACCTGCGGGGGGAGTGCgcagaggggcagggaggccagcGTGTCGGATggggtgggcagtggcccaagcactggggggctggggtgggagtgtTCCCTTGTGCTGGTCTGGGTCCCTGAGCTGCAGACTGCATCCCTGCCTGGGAGCCCCTCCCAGGGCAGCAGCTGGGCGTCACTTCCCGATGGTTCTGACCCTGTCTTCTCCAGGGTCCCTGATACCCAGCACTGCCCCTCCTGCCTGTTGGTGGGCCTCCTCCACCTGTACTTCATCTGGGTGGCCTGAAGTGTGTCACGGAGGGGAATAGGCCGGGGGAGTGGCCAGCACCTGTGCAGCTGGATCAGGCCTGGGCAGGACCAGCCGGGCCTGAGCTACAGTGGGGGTTGTCTGAGATCACGGCCCCGGCAGCCCTGAGTCGGTCGTGCGCAGGGAATGGGGAGGTCAGCATGCAGGGCAGTCCCCGGCAGGACCCTGGGAGCGTCGAGGGGCTGAGAGGCACACACAGCATCCTGTTAATCGTGCTCGGGAGGACCGAGGGGGGTGGCGGTCAGGCAGGTGGCATGGGCTGGTGATGGGAGCTCCCTGGGACAGAGAGGAAGTGGGGCTTAGGGACCCGGCTGCCAGGCCTTAGGGCCCAGGCTGAGGCCGAGCTCTGCTCCCTCCAGGTCCCCGTGGCCCACTGCTTCGGCCCCCGGGGGCTCTACAAGCGCAGGTTCTGCGCCGTGTGCCGAAAGAGCCTGGAGGCGCCCGGGGTTCGCTGCGAAGGTACCGCCAGGAGCCTGCCTGGCTCCTCTGGGGTCTAACTCCCTTCTCACCAGGGACCTGGCCTTTGCTGCCCAGGGGCGCCCAGTCTTCCCTGCGGTCAGGCGGTAGCTCTAGCGTGGGGTTCGGGGATTCTGGAGCTGCCCGCGCCGGGaggcggggaggcggggaggcgggTGCAGGGGACCGCAGGGGCGCAGGCTGCGTGTTGAGGTGGGCCCGGAGGGGAGAGGAGCGGAGAAGCTGGTCCCCATCCCGCCGAGGGAGGGGGGACTGCTCCTGTCTCGCACGTCGGACCCCAAAAGGTTAAAGAATGTGCGGTCAGGGGAGGGGCGGCCCCAGACAGGAGCAGAGAGGCCGGCGAGAAGGGGTCTGGCAGGGTCGGTGGGCAGCGGCGAGAGGCCCTAACCCTGCCCGCCCCCCAGTGTGTGAGCTGCACGTTCACCCCGACTGTGTGCCCTTCGCCTGCAGCGACTGCCGCCAGTGCCACCAGGACGGGCACCGGGACCACGTGAGTGCGCTGGGCCGGGGGCCGGAGGgccggggaggtgggggaggctcCGCGGAGCCTGCTGACAGGCCTCTCCGCAGGACACGCACCTCCACCACTGGCGCGAGGGAAATCTGCCCTCGGGCGCGCGCTGCGAGGTCTGCCGAAAGACTTGCTGCTCGTCCGACGTGCTGGCCGGCGTGCGCTGCGAGTGGTGCGGCGTCCAggtggggcggggcggaggccctgggggcggggcgggagagGCGCGGGTGCGCttgaggcgggggcgggggtcctgggggcggggcgggatgGATGTCGCGGCCAAGACCTGTGGGGCGGGCTGCATCGTCCAGTGGCAAAGcaggttggggggcgggggtccTGGGGACAGCTCGTTTGGATCGGGGTGTTTTCCGGCTTTTGGGGTGGGGGTTCGGTTGTGCAGGGGAGACTGAGGTTGGGGGTTGCGTGGGAGCTCAATGTGGCCCCCCGGGAAATCACTGAGGGCCGGCCTGGACCCAGGCCCTCTCCTGTACCAGGACCCCAGGCTCGAGCCCGTGCCCTCTCCCCCAGGCCCACTCGGTCTGCTCCACGGCTCTCGCCCCCGAGTGCACTTTCGGGCGCCTGCGCACCATGGTCCTGCCGCCGGCGTGCGTGCGCCTGCTGTCCCGCAACTTCAGCAAGATGCACTGCTTTCGGATTTCCGAGAGCACGGCCCCTGAGCCCGGTGAGCAGGGCGGCGGGGAGCGGACGTCTGGGGTGGGGGCCGGCCCTCGACTGAGGCCAACTGTGACCGTCCCGCAGGGGAGGGAGAAGACAGCGTGGACGGAAGCTCCCCCGCCGGCCCAGGGAGAGAGGTGATGACACTAGAGTCCAGTAAGTGCCCCTTAGCAGTGTCCAGCCCCGCATCCCATGCCCCGTTCCCCCATCCCGTGCCTCGTTCCACGGATTTGCACCCACTTCCCTGTGGCCCAGGCAAGCAGACTCTGAAGATCTTTGACGGCAACGACGCAGTGCAGCGAAACCACTTTCGTGCCATCACCGTCCCCCGCCTGGCCAAGAGTCAGGAGGTGCTGGTAAGAGGGACCCCGCAGCCGCCTTGCAGGCCCGTCCCTGGGGGGCTGCGGGGACCCAGCGTGGCCTGGCTCCGCtcacgcccacccccacccccctccaagGAGGTGGCGCTGCGGGCCTACTACATCACGGAGGACCCTCAGGGCTTCCAGCTGCAGGCGCTCCCTGCACCTGCTCTGGCTGGCAACACCGGGGCCTCAGGAAAGGCCTGGAGCGGTGGGACCACCGAGGAGGAGGGCAGTAGAGGCCCAGGGGCCCGAGACGCTCCCAGCATCACTCGTGTTCCCGAGGCCTGGATCATTCGCGCTCTGCCCCGCACCCAGGAGGTCCTGAAGATCTACCCTGCCTGGCTCAAGTGAGACCCAGGTCCCCGGTAGGGTCCGCGGAGGGAGGGAGGCGTGGGGGCTGTGTGACCCCAGCTCCTGAGCTTGTCCCCTGCAGGGTGGGTGTGGCCTACGTGTCCCTGCGTGTGACCCCGCAGAGCACTGCCCGGACTGTGGTGCTGGAGGTCCTCCCACTGCTCGGACGCCAGGTATGTGTGCTGGGCCCGCCCTGCCTGGCGTGGTGGCCCCGTGTGGGTCTtcgggaggcgggggggggggggggcgttagGGCTGGTCCAGGCCTGATGCCCTGAACTCCACCCCAACAGGCCGAGGGGTTGAAGAGCTTCCAGCTGGTGGAGGTACTCATGGGCAGCAGGCAAGGTGAGCGGGCAGCCTGTCGTCAAAGCCCTGACCAGTCCTGCCCCCAGGCGCCGGCGGCCCTGGGCAGGTGCTTTTGGAGGTGGCCGCGGGGCCTGGGGCTAATAGTGGTGTCTCTCAACTCTGCAGTCCAGCGCACGGTGCTGGCGGACGAGGAGCCTTTGCTCGACCGGCTTCGTGAGATCCGGCAGGTCAGTGGGTGTGGACACTGGCCCCTGGGGAATGGCTGGCCTTTGGCCATGGCTTCTACCTTGTAGAGAGGGAGTCTGTCTGCCCTTAGGACACAAGGCCACGCTGGCGGGCAGCTAAGCATCCCGGCCAGCAGTGCCTCCCCTTCGCAAGTTCCCCGtgtgtcctttctctcctctcctttcccgtCTTGGCGGCCTTCAGCCTGGGGCGTCTTCCCTTCGGCCCCCTTGGTggacggggggtggggaggcccgTCCCCTAGTGCTCTGCTCGGCGTTCCCCCCTCCCCGCAGACGTCCCTGCGGCAGATGAGCCAGACGCGGTTCTATGTGGCTGAGAGCAGAGTGGTGGCCCCGCGCGTCTCTCTGTTCGTGGGTGGCCTGCCCCCTGGCCGGTCCCCCCAGGAGTATAGCAGTCTGCTGGACGAGGCTGTGGCCAGCAAAGGTGCGACTGCCTGGGCTGGTCCGGGGCGCTTGGCCAGGTGGGGGCAGGGCGGGAGTCCTGAGAGCAGGTGTGCGGGCTGCCGGGCCGAGGCTGCGTCCCCCTGCTGCCCCGCTCCCCCCAAGCACTGGCTGAGCCTTTCCCGAGCTGGTTCCTGGCCCAGAGGGTCTCCGTCCTCACCTCTGGGGCCCAGACCCCATCACCTCCTCTGAGGAGGTTTCCTGCTCTGGGCCCTGGGGGGGTGCCCTGTGCCTGGAGTGGGGGGGCGCTTCCTGGGAGAGCTGCGCTGTTGGGTGGTGTGAACTTATTCCTGGCCTGGGGGGCCGGGTGGGGCTGCCTGGGGTGGCGGCCCTGGGTCGGGGGCCTGGGGGGCAGGCCCCTGGCGTCTGACGGCAGCGTGCTGccccgtccccccccccccccgcccccatctttGCAGCTGGCCTGGTGTCCGTGAGCCACGTCTACTCCGCACAAGGTGAGCCCCCACGGGTTGTGGTCATGTTGGGTCCGAGGTCGCTCCCTGGAGTAGCTGGAGCAGCCTTGCCCTCTTGCTTCACCTTGTTTGGGGCCCGTGGGCCGGGGAGACGGTGCTGTTTCATTTCCTGGCTCACGGCCGCGATGCTTTTGCTAAAACGTGACTGAGGTGCAGAGAAtgttttctccacaacctcttgtGCTCATGGGTTCCATCTTTTATGGCGGGAAACTTCAGATCTCCGCAGTGGGAGGACAGTATCGTGAGGCCCGTCTCCCCTCTGTGGGTCCATAGCAGTTACCAACGTCCTCCGTGCCTCTCGCGGGTCCTGGGGGGGCGGTGCGGGTCTGCTCCACCCTGCCTCCAGGTGGCCTTCTCTGGCCACCCAGCATCTCCTGTCTCTGGGCCCGGCTGTCCTTGGAGGCTTCCCCCAGGGGAGGGAGTCACGCACTGCGGGGACGCCTTGGGACGGGCTGGCCTGAGGTGGGCCGTGGCCAGAACTGGGGCCATTCGGCCGCGGGAGGAGGCGAGGCCCCAGCCCAGACACCGTGTGGGTGGCGGCAGGACAAGTAACCGAGCTCACGGCCCACCTGCCACAGGTGCCGTGGTGCTGGACGTGGCCTGCTTTGCGGAGGCCGAGCGGCTGTACATGCTGGTCAGGGACACGGCTGTGCACGGCCGGCCGCTGACCGCTCTGGTGCTCCCGGACGTGCTGGTGAGTGGCgccggggcggggcctggggccaTAGCTTCCACGGCCAGTTTGTCTAATACCCGGTCAGTTGGAGCAAAGTCCGGGTCTGTGTGCACGGCTGATTCACTCCGAGGGAGGGGCCCGAGGTCCGATGGAGAGAGGCCGGCACGCCACGTGACTGGCCCTGCAGCGGACACCTCTTCAGGGCTGGCCTGTGTTTGTGACTGTGTGTGCGGCCCTCGCAGGGTCGTGGGCCCTGGCCCCGCTTTTCCTGCCCTGGAGGCCTCTGCAGCCCTGCTCGCACCCTGGGCCTCCTCTGGCCAGTAGGTGATGCTCCCTGACCCTGGAGGCTGTCCCAAAGCCCCAGCAGTGCCCCAGACCCCGCCCTGCGCTGTGTGCCCTAGTAGTAGCTTCTGGTCCTTGGCCCTGCTGGCCCCCAAGGACCCCCCGTGGTGACCGGACCCCAGTTCAGGCCGAGCAGGATTAGAGCAGAACGAGTTCAGGGTCTGTGACTGGGTGAGCCACGTCTGCAGGTTTCTGCTGCCCTGTCCTACCATCCAGACAAGGAGGCGGCCACTGCAGGTCAGGGCCCCCCTCCGCCGGCTCCACGGGCAGAGACGGGTGGGTGATGCCGACACGCACTTTCTCTCTCCCGGCAGCTGCCTGCCCTGGGCTGAGCAGGTAAGTGGTGACCGCAGGCAGCTCGGCCCGGTGGCTCACACGTCACCCCAGTGTGTCCTCGGCCTTGAGCCACGGCCGAGCCCGTGTGCGGCCGCTGCCTGCTGTGTCTGCGCCCGTTTGTCTCCTGTCACCCAGCAGCCCCCGTCCTCACCACGTGGGgacccctgctccctgcccactCTCGCGGGCGCTGTTTCTGCCGTTGTGTTTGGGGGCGGGCTTTGTCCCGTGGCCCAGGGGAGGCCTGGGGCCGCCCTGCGAGCCAGGCTGCCCCTCCTGACTGCCGTGTGGGTGGGCGGGGGCCTGGCAGTGGGCTGGCTCTGAGAGGGGCAGGCGGGGTCCTGCGTGGGCTTCCAGCCTAGGCTTCTGGGCCATGTGGGTCTGGTGGCGGGCATGGTCTGAGGACACGTGGCGTGGCAGCTGTGGCATGGCCGATGTGCTCAGAGCTCCAGGCTGGCCAGTGCCTTCCCGCCCCACTGGCCAGGGGTCTGTGGGCGCCCCTTCTGTTGTGGGATGCAGCCCGAGCAGGCAGTGGTGAGGTGGGGTGGCCGCGTGGCCTTCCTCTGGAGGGGCCGGCCCCAGACTGGCTCAGGCAGGTGGGCTGAGGGGCAGGGGCCGCCACTGCCAGGCCGCGTGCTGGGGGAGGCCCGGCTCTGTC
This DNA window, taken from Delphinus delphis chromosome 5, mDelDel1.2, whole genome shotgun sequence, encodes the following:
- the DGKQ gene encoding diacylglycerol kinase theta isoform X2, whose protein sequence is MAAAAEPGARAWLGGGSPRQGSPTSSPELGAGSRSRSGPGSGPGSGPGSGPGSGPERAGARPLGPAAPGHSFRKVTLTKPTFCHLCSDFIWGLAGILCDVCNFMSHEKCLKHVKTPCASVAPSLVRVPVAHCFGPRGLYKRRFCAVCRKSLEAPGVRCEVCELHVHPDCVPFACSDCRQCHQDGHRDHDTHLHHWREGNLPSGARCEVCRKTCCSSDVLAGVRCEWCGVQAHSVCSTALAPECTFGRLRTMVLPPACVRLLSRNFSKMHCFRISESTAPEPGEGEDSVDGSSPAGPGREVMTLESSKQTLKIFDGNDAVQRNHFRAITVPRLAKSQEVLEVALRAYYITEDPQGFQLQALPAPALAGNTGASGKAWSGGTTEEEGSRGPGARDAPSITRVPEAWIIRALPRTQEVLKIYPAWLKVGVAYVSLRVTPQSTARTVVLEVLPLLGRQAEGLKSFQLVEVLMGSRQVQRTVLADEEPLLDRLREIRQTSLRQMSQTRFYVAESRVVAPRVSLFVGGLPPGRSPQEYSSLLDEAVASKAGLVSVSHVYSAQGAVVLDVACFAEAERLYMLVRDTAVHGRPLTALVLPDVLHLKLPPHCRPLLVFVNPRSGGLKGRDLLCSFRKLLNPHQVFELTNGGPLPGFHVFSQVPCFRVLVCGGDGTVGWVLDALEEMRHRLACPEPAVAILPLGTGNDLGRVLRWGAGYSGEDPFSVLVSVDEADAVLVDRWTILLDAHEAGSGENSVADAEPPKIVHMSNYCGIGIDAELSLDFHQAREEEPGKFTSRFHNKGVYVRAGLQKMNRSRGLHRALRLQAGRQEVQLPSIEGLIFINIPSWGSGADLWGSESDSRFEKPRMDDGLLEVVGVTGVVHMGQVQGGLRSGIRIAQGSYFRVTLLKAAPVQVDGEPWVQAPGHMIISAAGPKMG
- the DGKQ gene encoding diacylglycerol kinase theta isoform X1; this translates as MAAAAEPGARAWLGGGSPRQGSPTSSPELGAGSRSRSGPGSGPGSGPGSGPGSGPERAGARPLGPAAPGHSFRKVTLTKPTFCHLCSDFIWGLAGILCDVCNFMSHEKCLKHVKTPCASVAPSLVRVPVAHCFGPRGLYKRRFCAVCRKSLEAPGVRCEVCELHVHPDCVPFACSDCRQCHQDGHRDHDTHLHHWREGNLPSGARCEVCRKTCCSSDVLAGVRCEWCGVQAHSVCSTALAPECTFGRLRTMVLPPACVRLLSRNFSKMHCFRISESTAPEPGEGEDSVDGSSPAGPGREVMTLESSKQTLKIFDGNDAVQRNHFRAITVPRLAKSQEVLEVALRAYYITEDPQGFQLQALPAPALAGNTGASGKAWSGGTTEEEGSRGPGARDAPSITRVPEAWIIRALPRTQEVLKIYPAWLKVGVAYVSLRVTPQSTARTVVLEVLPLLGRQAEGLKSFQLVEVLMGSRQVQRTVLADEEPLLDRLREIRQTSLRQMSQTRFYVAESRVVAPRVSLFVGGLPPGRSPQEYSSLLDEAVASKAGLVSVSHVYSAQGAVVLDVACFAEAERLYMLVRDTAVHGRPLTALVLPDVLHLKLPPHCRPLLVFVNPRSGGLKGRDLLCSFRKLLNPHQVFELTNGGPLPGFHVFSQVPCFRVLVCGGDGTVGWVLDALEEMRHRLACPEPAVAILPLGTGNDLGRVLRWGAGYSGEDPFSVLVSVDEADAVLVDRWTILLDAHEAGSGENSVADAEPPKIVHMSNYCGIGIDAELSLDFHQAREEEPGKFTSRFHNKGVYVRAGLQKMNRSRGLHRALRLQAGRQEVQLPSIEGLIFINIPSWGSGADLWGSESDSRFEKPRMDDGLLEVVGVTGVVHMGQVQGGLRSGIRIAQGSYFRVTLLKAAPVQVDGEPWVQAPGHMIISAAGPKVHMLRKAKQKPRKAGTPKDVRADGAPAPEGDSK